In Streptomyces liangshanensis, the DNA window AATCAGGTGTTGAGTGTAAGTGCACAAGGGAGCTTGACTGTGAGACCGACGGGTCGAGCAGGGACGAAAGTCGGGACTAGTGATCCGGCGGTGGCTTGTGGAAGCGCCGTCGCTCAACGGATAAAAGGTACCCCGGGGATAACAGGCTGATCTTCCCCAAGAGTCCATATCGACGGGATGGTTTGGCACCTCGATGTCGGCTCGTCGCATCCTGGGGCTGGAGTCGGTCCCAAGGGTTGGGCTGTTCGCCCATTAAAGCGGTACGCGAGCTGGGTTTAGAACGTCGTGAGACAGTTCGGTCCCTATCCGCTGTGCGCGTAGGAGTTTTGAGAAGGGCTGTCCCTAGTACGAGAGGACCGGGACGGACGAACCTCTGGTGTGCCAGTTGTTCTGCCAAGGGCATGGCTGGTTGGCTACGTTCGGGAGGGATAACCGCTGAAAGCATCTAAGCGGGAAGCCTGCTTCGAGATGAGAACTCCCACCCCCATGAGGGGTTAAGGCTCCCAGTAGACGACTGGGTTGATAGGCCAGATGTGGAAGACCGGTAACGGTTGAAGCTGACTGGTACTAATAGGCCGAGGGCTTGTCCTCAGTTGCTCGCGTCCACTGTGTTAGTTCTGAAGTAACGAAGAGCCGTGTTGTCATCCAGCTTTTCGAGATCTTCATAGTGTTTCGGTGGTCATTGCGCGAGGGAAACGCCCGGTTACATTCCGAACCCGGAAGCTAAGCCTCGTAGCGCCGATGGTACTGCAGGGGGGACCCTGTGGGAGAGTAGGACGCCGCCGAACAATCTTTGTGGGATCGCCCCGCACCATTTATGGTGCGGGGCTTTTTCGCGTTCTGGAGACCCCCTGGCATCCGCCGGCCCGGGCTGAGGGTAGGGTCCAGGAGGCATCATTGGCACATTCCACACAGGAGGCCCCCGGGTGGAGGTCCAGGAGACCCGCGTCCAGACGGACCGGGTCCTCACCATCCCCAACATCCTCAGCATGGCCCGCCTCGTCGGCGTACCGGTCTTCCTGTGGCTGATTCTCCGCCCCGAGTTCGGCGGACCGAACAGCGACGGCTGGGCCCTGCTGGTGCTGGCGCTCAGCGGCGTCAGTGACTATCTCGACGGCAAGCTCGCCCGCCGGTGGAACCAGATCAGCAGCCTCGGACGGCTCCTGGACCCCGCGGCGGACCGGCTCTACATCCTTTCCACCCTGGTTGGCCTCACCTGGCGGGAGATCCTGCCGCTCTGGCTCACGGCCGCGCTTTTGGCCCGTGAGCTGATGCTTCTGGTGATGGTGGGAATCCTCAGGAGGCACGGCTATCCGCCTCCCCAGGTGAACTTTCTCGGGAAGGCGGCTACCTTCAACTTGATGTACGCCTTCCCGCTCCTGCTGCTGAGCGACCGGAGCGGTTGGCTTGCGTCACTCGCCGAAGTTTTCGGATGGGCGTTCGCCGGATGGGGTACAACTCTGTATTGGTGGGCAGGGATCCTGTATGTGGTCCAGGTCCGCCGGCTCGTCCGGGCGGACACAGTGGCCGATTGAGCTCGTCGACGCCGTGCCGCGCAGAGTCGCCCGGCCCGCGGCTCTTGCCTAGAGGCCTGTCCGGACGGGTTCGGTCGGCGAGATCGTCTCTTCAAGGAGGACGCTTCCGACATGAAGGCCGTCGTGATGGCAGGTGGCGAAGGAACTCGACTTCGCCCCATGACCTCAAGCATGCCCAAGCCGCTCCTGCCGGTGGTGAACCGGCCGATCATGGAGCACGTGCTTCGCCTGCTCAAGCGCCATGGGCTCAGCGAGACCGTCGTGACCGTGCAGTTCCTCGCCTCTCTCGTCAAGAACTACTTCGGAGACGGCGAAGAGCTCGGCATGGAGCTCACCTATGCCAACGAGGAAAAGCCGCTGGGAACGGCGGGAAGCGTCAAGAATGCCGAAGAGGCACTCAAGGACGACGCCTTCCTCGTCATTTCCGGTGACGCCCTCACCGACTTCGACCTGACCGACCTCATCGCCTTCCACAAGGAGAAGGGCGCACTGGTCACGGTGTGCCTGACCCGTGTGCCGAATCCACTGGAATTCGGCATCACGATCGTGGACGAGGAAGGAAAGGTCGAGCGGTTCCTGGAGAAGCCGACCTGGGGACAGGTCTTCTCCGACACCGTGAACACGGGCATCTACGTGATGGAGCCCGAGGTCTTCAACTATGTCGAGGCCGATGTCTCGGTCGACTGGTCCGGGGACGTCTTCCCTCAGCTCATGAAGGAAGGCAAGCCCATCTACGGCTACATCGCCGAGGGCTACTGGGAGGACGTCGGCACGCACGAGAGCTACGTGAAGGCCCAGGCCGACGTGCTCGAAGGCAAGGTCGACGTCGACATCGACGGCTTCGAGATCTCGCCCGGCGTATGGGTCGCCGAGGGAGCCGAGGTGCACCCCGACGCCGTGCTCCGCGGGCCGCTGTACATCGGTGACTACGCCAAGGTCGAGGCCGACGTCGAGTTGCGCGAGCACACCGTTCTCGGATCCAACGTGGTCGTGAAGACCGGCGCCTTTCTCCACAGAGCGGTCGTCCACGACAACGTGTACATCGGACAGCACAGCAATCTCCGCGGCTGTGTGGTCGGCAAGAACACCGACATCATGCGCGCCGCGCGGATCGAGGACGGCGCGGTCATCGGCGACGAATGCCTCGTCGGCGAGGAATCGATCATCCAGGGCAATGTCCGGGTCTACCCGTTCAAGACGATCGAGGCCGGCGCGTTCGTCAACACGTCGGTCATCTGGGAGTCCCGAGGACAGGCGAATCTCTTCGGCGCCCGTGGTGTCTCCGGGATCCTGAACGTGGAGATCACGCCGGAGCTGGCCGTGCGGCTGGCGGGGGCGTACGCGACGACCCTGAAGAAGGGGTCCACCGTCACCACGGCGCGTGACCACTCGCGTGGTGCGCGCGCGCTCAAGCGGGCCGTGATCTCGTCGCTCCAGTCCAGCGCCATCGACGTACGCGACCTGGAGAACGTACCGCTGCCCGTGGCCCGGCAGCAGACCGCCAGGGGCAGCGCGGGCGGCATCATGATCCGTACGTCCCCGGGAGTCCCCGACTCCGTGGACATCATGTTCTTCGACGAGCGGGGCGCCGACCTCTCCCAGGCCGGCCAGCGCAAGCTGGACCGCATCTACGCCCGGCAGGAGTACCGCCGCGCGTTCCCCGGCGAGATCGGGGACCTGCACTTCCCGGCCAGCGTCTTCGACTCGTACACGGGCTCGCTGCTCCGCAACGTCGACACGACGGGCATCGCCGAGGCCGGGCTCAAGGTCGTGGTCGACGCGTCCAACGGAAGCGCCGGACTCGTCCTGCCCAGCCTCCTCGGGCGGCTCGGTGTCGACGCGCTGACCATCAACCCGGGACTCGACGAGTCGCGGCCGACGGAGACGGCGGAATCACGCCGCTCCGGTCTGGTCAGGCTCGGCGAGATCGTGGCGTCCGCGCGGGCCGCGTTCGGCGTGCGGTTCGACCCGGTCGGTGAGCGGCTGTCGCTCGTCGACGAGCGCGGCCGGATCATCGAGGACGACCGGGCGCTGCTGGTGCTGCTCGACCTCGTCGCCGCGGAGCGCCGCAGCGGCCGGGTGGCACTGCCGGTGACGACCACCAGGATCGCCGAGCAGGTCGCGGCGTACCACGGCACGCAGGTGGAGTGGACGACGACCTCGCCGGACGACCTGACGCGGGTCGGCCGGGAGGAGACCACGATCTTCGGCGGTGACGGGCGCGGAGCGTTCATCGTGCCGGAGTTCAGCAGTGTCCTGGACGGTACGGCGGCGTTCGTGCGGCTCATCGGGCTGGTGGCACGTACGCAGCTGACCCTGAGCCAGATCGACGCCCGCATACCGCGAGCCCATGTGCTGCGCCGCGACCTGGCGACCCCCTGGGCCGTCAAGGGACTGGTGATGCGCAGCGTCGTGGAGGCGGCCGGGGACCGGCAGGTGGACACGACGGACGGTGTCCGGGTCGTGGAGACCGACGGGCGGTGGGTGATGGTGCTGCCCGACCCGTCCGAGGCGGTCACCCATCTGTGGGCCGAAGGTCCTGACGACGCGTCGGCCCAGGCGCTGCTCGACGAGTGGTCGTCGGTGGTCGACGGGGCCGGTCACTAGGACCGGCCGACCAGCACGGATCGATGTCGCCGCCGGGCGGGCCGTTCGCGGTCCGCCCGGCCGGTTCTTCGGCACTGCCCGCGACGTGCGACGATGTGCGGCATGTCGCAGCAGTCCCCCATTCGGAGCACCGGCGCGTCACCCGCGCGTCCCGATGCGTCCATGTCGCTGCTGAACAACGTGATGGACCACGGCCTCGACGAGGGGTACGCGGAGGCGGCGGCCCGCAGGGACGCCGAGGGCGGTGAACTGCCCCGCACGCTCAAGGCCAAGCTCTGGCTCGCGGCGGGCCTGGTGCTGGCCGCGCTGGTGGTCACGGTGGGCGCGGCCCAGGCGCGGATCTCGGCCCCTGTGGTGGCCAAGGAGCGCGAAGAGCTCATCGACCGCATCCACGACGAGACTTCGGCGGCGGACGCGCTGGAGCGTGAGGTCGAGAAGCTCCGTGACGAGGTCGGCGAACGGCAGCGGGCCGCGCTGCGCCGGCCGGGCGGTGCCCGTGCCGAGCTGGTCGATCTGCTGTCCGGCGCGACGGCCGTCCGGGGACCGGGCGTCCGCCTGGTGGTGGACGACGCCAAGGACAGTGAGCAGGGCGGGGGCGGCGAGCCCCGGGAGAGCGCCAGTTTCGCCGACACGGGCCGGGTACGGGACCGGGACATGCAGCGGGTCGTCAACGGCCTCTGGGAGTCCGGCGCGGAGGCCATCGCCATCAACGACCAGCGCCTGACGTCCCTTTCGGCGATCAGGGCCGCGGGGGACGCCATACTGGTCGACAACAGGCCGCTGGTGCCCCCGTACACCGTGCTCGCGGTGGGCGACGGGAAGAAGTTGAGCACCGCGTTCCAGGACAGCGCCGACGGGCAGTACCTGCACGCGCTCCAGGAGAACTTCGACATCAGGACGAGCATCTCCGTCCGCGGCGAGGTGCGTCTCCCCGCGGCGCCGAGCCTGA includes these proteins:
- a CDS encoding CDP-alcohol phosphatidyltransferase family protein, which produces MEVQETRVQTDRVLTIPNILSMARLVGVPVFLWLILRPEFGGPNSDGWALLVLALSGVSDYLDGKLARRWNQISSLGRLLDPAADRLYILSTLVGLTWREILPLWLTAALLARELMLLVMVGILRRHGYPPPQVNFLGKAATFNLMYAFPLLLLSDRSGWLASLAEVFGWAFAGWGTTLYWWAGILYVVQVRRLVRADTVAD
- a CDS encoding mannose-1-phosphate guanyltransferase, with amino-acid sequence MKAVVMAGGEGTRLRPMTSSMPKPLLPVVNRPIMEHVLRLLKRHGLSETVVTVQFLASLVKNYFGDGEELGMELTYANEEKPLGTAGSVKNAEEALKDDAFLVISGDALTDFDLTDLIAFHKEKGALVTVCLTRVPNPLEFGITIVDEEGKVERFLEKPTWGQVFSDTVNTGIYVMEPEVFNYVEADVSVDWSGDVFPQLMKEGKPIYGYIAEGYWEDVGTHESYVKAQADVLEGKVDVDIDGFEISPGVWVAEGAEVHPDAVLRGPLYIGDYAKVEADVELREHTVLGSNVVVKTGAFLHRAVVHDNVYIGQHSNLRGCVVGKNTDIMRAARIEDGAVIGDECLVGEESIIQGNVRVYPFKTIEAGAFVNTSVIWESRGQANLFGARGVSGILNVEITPELAVRLAGAYATTLKKGSTVTTARDHSRGARALKRAVISSLQSSAIDVRDLENVPLPVARQQTARGSAGGIMIRTSPGVPDSVDIMFFDERGADLSQAGQRKLDRIYARQEYRRAFPGEIGDLHFPASVFDSYTGSLLRNVDTTGIAEAGLKVVVDASNGSAGLVLPSLLGRLGVDALTINPGLDESRPTETAESRRSGLVRLGEIVASARAAFGVRFDPVGERLSLVDERGRIIEDDRALLVLLDLVAAERRSGRVALPVTTTRIAEQVAAYHGTQVEWTTTSPDDLTRVGREETTIFGGDGRGAFIVPEFSSVLDGTAAFVRLIGLVARTQLTLSQIDARIPRAHVLRRDLATPWAVKGLVMRSVVEAAGDRQVDTTDGVRVVETDGRWVMVLPDPSEAVTHLWAEGPDDASAQALLDEWSSVVDGAGH
- a CDS encoding DUF881 domain-containing protein, whose protein sequence is MSQQSPIRSTGASPARPDASMSLLNNVMDHGLDEGYAEAAARRDAEGGELPRTLKAKLWLAAGLVLAALVVTVGAAQARISAPVVAKEREELIDRIHDETSAADALEREVEKLRDEVGERQRAALRRPGGARAELVDLLSGATAVRGPGVRLVVDDAKDSEQGGGGEPRESASFADTGRVRDRDMQRVVNGLWESGAEAIAINDQRLTSLSAIRAAGDAILVDNRPLVPPYTVLAVGDGKKLSTAFQDSADGQYLHALQENFDIRTSISVRGEVRLPAAPSLIVRTAKPKAAAPSKGNGQDAADTGKGTS